In Streptomyces capitiformicae, one genomic interval encodes:
- a CDS encoding TIGR02452 family protein codes for MSARLRGIARETEEIIAAGHYRTPDGREVSIAAEVEAARTGTRLHGPDPVDIPNAVPVDTLIEVTGESSLEAAHRLTRQDVAPVAVLNFSSARNPGGGYLNGAQAQEEALCRASALYTCVREARDFYDHHRAHRDPFYTDRVIHSPAVPVFRDDRGHLLNDPYQAGFLTSAAPNASVVLRTAPERAPELPRALATRAERVLETAAAYGYRRLVLGAWGCGVFGNDPSHVAGAFRELLVEGRFDGYFVHVVFGVLDRTKGAVVRSAFEREFNASRTAP; via the coding sequence ATGAGCGCCCGCCTGCGCGGAATCGCACGGGAGACCGAGGAAATCATCGCCGCGGGCCACTACCGCACGCCCGACGGCCGCGAGGTGTCCATAGCGGCCGAGGTCGAGGCGGCGAGGACCGGCACGCGGCTGCACGGACCGGATCCGGTGGACATCCCGAACGCCGTCCCCGTGGATACGCTCATCGAGGTCACCGGCGAGAGCAGCCTGGAAGCCGCCCACCGCCTCACCCGCCAGGACGTCGCCCCGGTCGCCGTCCTGAACTTCTCCTCGGCCCGCAACCCCGGCGGCGGCTACCTGAACGGCGCCCAGGCCCAGGAAGAGGCCCTCTGCCGCGCCTCCGCCCTGTACACGTGCGTCCGCGAGGCCCGCGACTTCTACGACCACCACCGCGCCCACCGCGACCCGTTCTACACGGACCGCGTCATCCACTCACCCGCCGTACCCGTTTTCCGGGACGACCGCGGCCACCTCCTGAACGACCCCTACCAGGCCGGCTTCCTGACCTCGGCCGCCCCGAACGCGTCGGTCGTCCTGCGTACGGCGCCGGAACGAGCGCCGGAGCTCCCACGAGCGCTGGCCACGCGCGCGGAGCGCGTCCTGGAGACAGCGGCGGCCTACGGCTACCGCCGGCTGGTCCTGGGCGCCTGGGGCTGCGGGGTCTTCGGCAACGACCCGAGCCATGTGGCGGGCGCCTTCCGGGAGTTGCTGGTCGAGGGCCGCTTCGACGGGTACTTCGTGCATGTGGTGTTCGGGGTACTGGACCGGACGAAGGGAGCGGTGGTCAGGAGCGCCTTCGAACGAGAGTTCAACGCCAGCCGTACCGCTCCCTGA
- a CDS encoding flotillin family protein: MFVGMIAGAAVGAVLVLVGLFKLMWRVAEPNEALIISGSKHKMEGLEEGMNFRIVTGRGTLVLPGMQAVRKLSLDLNQTELAVECVTHQGIPLKIRGVVIFKVGDDFVSIANAARRFLDQQKRVSERVHNVFAGHLRSIVGGLTVEDMIRDREKLTGQTRAACGTEMEKLGLIVDSLQIHEIEDPTGYIKNLAMPHAAAVQRDARIAQAEANRLATEAEQQAAARMAEATRDSEILQAGYQAERDNASARAKQAGPLAEAAAMQEVVVQETRVAELAAARREQQLQADVRKPADAKAYEKRTLAEAERDARISAAQAKAKETELAAAAEANATRATGEAEAAARQAKGLAIAEATRAKGLAEAEGIKARAAALAENQEAVIAQQLAERWPEIVQAGASAFGNVDNMVLLNGADGMADMFAKALTMGGTGLGLARQLLASMNQNGVPAGGSAGVNGLPVEKVPVDRES; this comes from the coding sequence CGGCTCCAAGCACAAGATGGAGGGCCTGGAGGAGGGCATGAACTTCCGTATCGTCACCGGTCGCGGCACACTCGTGCTGCCCGGGATGCAGGCGGTGCGCAAGCTCTCACTCGATCTGAACCAGACAGAGTTGGCCGTGGAATGCGTGACCCATCAGGGCATTCCGCTGAAGATCCGTGGTGTCGTCATCTTCAAGGTGGGCGACGACTTCGTGTCCATCGCCAACGCGGCCCGTCGCTTCCTCGACCAGCAGAAGCGGGTCTCGGAGCGGGTGCACAACGTGTTCGCCGGTCATCTCCGGTCCATCGTGGGCGGGTTGACGGTCGAGGACATGATCCGCGACCGCGAGAAGCTCACCGGTCAGACCCGGGCGGCCTGCGGTACGGAGATGGAGAAGCTGGGCCTGATCGTCGACTCGTTGCAGATCCACGAGATCGAGGACCCGACCGGCTACATCAAGAACCTCGCCATGCCCCACGCGGCCGCCGTCCAGCGGGACGCCCGTATCGCGCAGGCCGAGGCGAACCGGCTCGCCACCGAGGCCGAGCAGCAGGCCGCGGCGCGCATGGCGGAGGCCACCCGGGACAGTGAGATCCTCCAGGCCGGCTACCAGGCCGAGCGGGACAACGCCTCGGCGAGGGCCAAGCAGGCCGGCCCTCTCGCCGAAGCGGCCGCCATGCAGGAGGTCGTCGTCCAGGAGACCCGGGTCGCGGAGCTGGCGGCGGCCCGGCGCGAACAGCAGCTCCAGGCGGACGTCCGCAAGCCGGCGGATGCCAAGGCCTATGAGAAGCGCACCCTCGCCGAGGCCGAGCGCGACGCCCGTATCTCGGCCGCTCAGGCCAAGGCCAAGGAGACCGAACTCGCGGCTGCCGCCGAGGCGAACGCGACCCGCGCCACCGGTGAGGCCGAGGCCGCCGCCCGGCAGGCGAAGGGGCTCGCCATCGCCGAGGCCACGCGGGCGAAGGGGCTCGCCGAGGCCGAGGGCATCAAGGCGCGGGCCGCTGCGCTGGCGGAGAACCAGGAGGCCGTGATTGCCCAGCAGTTGGCCGAGCGGTGGCCGGAGATCGTGCAGGCCGGGGCGAGTGCGTTCGGCAACGTGGACAACATGGTGTTACTCAACGGGGCGGACGGGATGGCGGACATGTTCGCCAAGGCGCTGACGATGGGCGGGACCGGGTTGGGGCTGGCTCGGCAGTTGCTGGCGTCCATGAATCAGAACGGGGTGCCTGCCGGCGGCTCGGCCGGGGTCAATGGGCTGCCTGTTGAGAAGGTGCCGGTGGATCGGGAGTCGTAG
- a CDS encoding type II toxin-antitoxin system PemK/MazF family toxin, protein MTAFADQHVPGRYGPFATTEADPRSVGRVRTEYSPSHDGDPDPGEIVWTWVPFEENDGRGKDRPVLVVAREAGGTLLAVQLSSKRHDGDREWVPIGSGPWDRSGRDSWVDVDRVLRLHEAGMRREACALDRMRFNSVVHRLRERYGWR, encoded by the coding sequence GTGACTGCCTTTGCCGATCAGCATGTTCCTGGGCGCTATGGGCCCTTTGCCACCACCGAAGCCGATCCTCGCAGCGTGGGGCGGGTGCGTACCGAGTACTCGCCCTCACACGACGGCGACCCCGACCCTGGGGAGATCGTGTGGACCTGGGTGCCGTTCGAGGAGAACGACGGGCGGGGGAAGGATCGGCCTGTGCTCGTTGTGGCTCGGGAGGCCGGGGGGACGTTGCTCGCGGTTCAGTTGTCGAGCAAGCGGCATGACGGGGATCGGGAGTGGGTGCCGATCGGGAGTGGGCCGTGGGATCGGTCCGGGCGGGATTCCTGGGTGGATGTGGATCGGGTTCTGCGGCTGCATGAGGCGGGGATGCGGCGCGAGGCTTGTGCGTTGGACCGGATGAGGTTCAACTCCGTGGTGCATCGGCTCAGGGAGCGGTACGGCTGGCGTTGA